In a genomic window of Styela clava chromosome 7, kaStyClav1.hap1.2, whole genome shotgun sequence:
- the LOC120328767 gene encoding uncharacterized protein LOC120328767, which yields MESFQSTEYGDICPMFFLDCQNLDPKRNMTPEDLIFQNIKLDEEEKISISEMIKQQPRKGLFVLDIPDIFDYKSPNKKISKEENCKPLRILLPLIRENLFPRDRVITSERYFNSNDSEPQKIIAFSGLTHDSIGMIAMGYLGGTHVIEMLQNSQLKSTSLPSLCNIPIFLTYSINGITSDDYFRRNTISGVMIIFFQSFIESKNILNTFMEDLLEKLKLLVYTGIQKCKAIFNSRDLPRHHLTLKETGDFTFSKVGMPKETTRDLAVEQIMTNFLDGVETPYDMIEKCREQNVLHWNEIQIAHMNVTKSTIEFVSKVISIPSSILEFALRDVNLTTDNILSYFKNSFCYIREFSVNCEKNISTLLPTICKILSNCKSKILNVSENDISEEFLRELSQNLDETNLVKTLIGLDLSHNTTIQDFSSLADIMKKLPIEVLRLMNCGIIEEHLKSLTKNIFEGKVKHLNLSYNPEMTSSCFKMIVPLLHKNGVDFLGLSECELTDEKIHTLRESLQSGTSIRAFDVSYNECLEFGDESDIILLIKNRNVKDLNVSGCELTEDQVESMGKALQEHEFETLSISDNVSIRDGVKHVGEMVGTCPIINLDMSECMFNTRQLHTFVDELGSSQLETLNISDSKRYVDTNYIKVVCKLVPKVKKELTVCFPRMSEDCLDLLQTTLDHTGNKNLRITYGYKTDSIKSINSVKFTPSVDMRKYLVHKPNIPS from the exons ATGGAATCCTTCCAATCAACTGAATATGGGG ATATATGCCCCATGTTTTTCTTGGATTGTCAAAATCTTGATCCAAAAAGGAACATGACACCAGAAGatcttatttttcaaaatatcaaactTGATGAAGAAGAGAAGATATCCATTTCAGAGATGATCAAACAGCAACCAAGAAAAGGCTTATTTGTTTTGGATATACCTGATATCTTCGATTATAAATCccctaataaaaaaatttccaaggAAGAGAATTGCAAACCTTTAAGAATTTTGTTGCCGTTGATTCGTGAAAATTTGTTTCCTCGTGACCGCGTCATTACATCTGAGAGATATTTCAACTCAAATGATTCTGAGCCTCAGAAAATAATAGCTTTTTCTGGTCTGACTCATGATTCTATTGGAATGATTGCTATGGGATATCTTGGGGGAACACATGTAATTGAAATGTTGCAAAATTCACAACTGAAATCAACTTCACTCCCATCGCTTTGCAACATTCCAATATTCTTGACATACTCTATCAATGGCATAACAAGTGATGACTATTTTAGGCGAAATACAATATCAGGtgttatgattattttttttcaaagttttatcGAGTCAAAAAATATCTTGAACACATTTATGGAGGATCTCCttgaaaaattgaaactgtTAGTATACACAGGAATTCAAAAGTGTAAAGCAATATTCAATTCTCGAGATTTACCAAGACACCACCTTACATTGAAAGAAACTGGagatttcacattttcaaaaGTTGGGATGCCTAAGGAAACAACTAGAG ATTTAGCTGTGGAGCAAATCATGACAAATTTTCTTGATGGAGTAGAAACACCTTATGACATGATCGAAAAATGTCGAGAACAAAATGTACTACATTGGAATGAGATTCAAATCGCTCATATGAATGTTACAAAATCTACAATCGAGTTCGTTTCAAAAGTCATCAGTATTCCATCTAGTATATTAGAATTTGCATTGCGTGATGTAAACCTGACAACAGACAACATTCTCTCTTACTTCAAGAATTCTTTTTGCTAT ATACGCGAGTTTTCAGTTAACTGCGAAAAAAACATATCCACTTTACTGCCTACAATTTGCAAGATTTTATCAAACTGCAAATCTAAAATACTCAACGTGAGCGAAAATGATATTTCAGAAGAATTTCTTAGAGAGTTATCGCAAAATCTTGATGAAACTAACTTG GTGAAGACACTCATTGGGCTAGATCTCAGCCACAACACAACTATTCAAGATTTTTCTTCGCTAGCTGATATTATGAAGAAATTACCAATTGAAGTATTGAGACTGATGAATTGTGGAATAATAGAAGAACACCTAAAATCTttaaccaaaaatatttttgagggAAAG GTAAAACATCTGAATCTGAGTTACAATCCTGAAATGACATCTTCTTGTTTTAAAATGATTGTTCCTTTGCTGCATAAAAATGGTGTTGATTTTCTTGGTTTGAGTGAATGCGAGTTGACTGATGAGAAAATTCATACATTACGCGAGTCATTGCAATCTGGAACTTCG ATTCGTGCTTTTGACGTCAGTTATAATGAATGTTTGGAGTTTGGGGATGAATCAGACATAATACTGCTGATAAAAAATCGTAATGTCAAAGATCTAAATGTATCCGGTTGTGAGTTGACGGAAGATCAAGTTGAATCAATGGGGAAAGCTTTACAAGAACATGAG TTTGAAACACTAAGCATCAGTGATAATGTGTCCATACGTGACGGTGTCAAACATGTCGGAGAAATGGTTGGAACCTGTCCTATAATTAATCTTGATATGAGCGAATGCATGTTCAACACAAGACAACTACATACTTTCGTCGACGAACTTGGTTCTTCTCag TTGGAGACTCTAAATATCAGTGATTCGAAGCGATATGTCGACACAAATTATATTAAAGTTGTCTGCAAACTTGTTCCAAAAGTTAAAAAGGAATTAACTGTATGCTTCCCCCGCATGTCTGAAGATTGCTTGGATTTGTTGCAAACAACATTGGATCATACTGGCAACAAA AATCTTCGTATTACCTATGGCTACAAAACTGACAGCATCAAATCAATAAACAGCGTCAAGTTCACTCCTTCTGTCGACATGAGGAAATATCTTGTACACAAGCCCAATATACCGTCATGA